From Micromonospora carbonacea:
TCCGCTCGGCGTGCCCGTCGAGCAGACCGGTCAGGCGACCGCTTTCCTCCGCGCTCAACGCCACGGCATCCTCCCTAGGACCTGGATCGGCCGGACTCTACCACCGGGTAGCCGGGAAGTAGTTGTCCCACGGCAACGACATGACGACCGGCACCCCGGCGCTCCCGGTTCTGCGCCGAACCCCGCTCGTGGGATACGGTTCCACCGATAACAGCAGGAGGTCGGCGAATGTCCTTGACGGTGCAGACGGAACAGCGCGGCGACGTGGTCGTCGTGTCGGTCGCGGGCGAGCTGGACATGGCGACGGCCCCGCAGCTCCAGGACCAGATCACGGACCTGCTGGACAAGGGCCGCAGCCGTCTCGTGTTCGACCTGGCGGAGGTTTCGTTCTGCGACTCGACCGGGCTGTCGGTGTTCGTGCGCGCCAAGAACAGCTGCGACGAGGCCGGGGGCGTGGTCCGACTGGCCGCGCCGCAGCGCGGGGTGCTGCGCATCCTGGAGGTCAGCGGGCTCGTCGAGGTGCTGCACACCTACCCGACGGTGGAGCAGGCCGTCGCGGGCGACCCCACGCCGACCTCCTCCTGACCGCTCACCTCGTTCTCTCGTCCTCGACGAAGCGGGGGCGGGCGATGACCAGGCCCGCGCCCGTCTGCACGGCGAGGGCGGCGAGCAGGAACCCGATCGGCGCGGTCCACCCGCCGGTCGCCTCGTAGAGGACGCCGACCAGCAGCGGCCCGAGCGCCGCGATCACATAGCCGGTGCTCTGCGCGAACGCCGACAGCGCCACCGTCCCCTCCGCCGTGCGGGCGCGCAGCCCGATGGTGGTGAGGATCAGCGGGAACGCGCCCTGGCCGAGGGCGAGCAGGGCCACCCAGAGCAGCGCGCCGCCGCGCGGCGCGAGCGCCAGCCCCAGGTAGGACGCGGCCGAGAAGGCGGTCAGCCCGAACACCAGCGGGCGCAGCGTCCGCAGCCGGCCGGCGAGCGTCGGCATCAGCAGCGCCACCGGCACGCCGAGCGCGGTCACCCCGGCCAGCAGCAGCCCGGCCGTCTCCGGGCGGAAGCCGGCGTCGCGGAAGAGCTGGGCCAGCCAGCCCATGATCGCGTACCCGCTCAGCGACTGCGCGCCGAAGTAGACCGCCATCGCCCAGCCAAGCCGCGTCCGCGCCGGCCGCACCCGGGCCGGGGCGGCGACGGCCAACGCGCCGGTGGCGGCCCGTCGCGCGGCGCGGGCCCGCAGCGCCAGGGGCACCCACGGGAGTACGGCCAGCGCGGCCAGCCCGGCCCAGACCCCGAGCCCGGCCCGCCAGGAGCCGAAGGCGTGCGCCACCGGCACCGCCGACGCGGCGGCCACCGTCGTGCCCGTCGTCAACGCCATCGTGTACGCCCCGGTGACCAGCCCGGTGCGGTGCGGGAAGTGCTGCTTCACCAGCATCGGCAGCAGGATGTTCGCCACCGCGATGCCGGCCAGCGCGAGCGCGCTGGTGGCCACGAAGACCAGCGCGGAGTCGGTGACCACGCGCAGCACCTGCCCGACGGCGAGGGCCGTCATGGCGACCACGAGCACCCGGGCCGGGGCGTACCGCCGGACCAGCCAGGGGGTGAGCGCGCCGAGCCCGGCGAAGGCGATCGTCGGCAGGGTGGTGACGAGACCGGCCATCGCCCCGGAGAGCCCGAGGCCGGTGCGGACCTCGCCGAGCAGCGCGCCGAGGCTGGTCACGGCGGCGCGCAGGTTGAGGGCGACCAGCAGCATCCCGGCCAGCACCAGCAGGCCGCCGGTCGCGGGCTTCGGGCCGGGGGCCGGGGTGACGGGCGCGGGGGCCGGGGCCACGTCGACGGTCGGTCGAGGCCGGGCTGCCCCGGTGACGGGTTCCGCGATGACGGTCGGTGGCGGGGTCATGGTCTTCAACCTACAATCATGGGATGAATCCTGGGCAGGTGATGTAACCAGTGCCACCGTCGGCTGATTCCGCACCTCCGCCCGGCCCGGCCGCCCGACCCGACCCCACGCCCCCGCCCGACCCCGCATCCCCGCCCGGTGCCGCCGCGCCGCCGCCCCGGGGCCAACGCGTCCGGCAGACGACCGAGCAGCTCCGGGCCCGCATCCTCGGCGGCGAGTGGCCGGTGGGCGGCCGCATCCCCACCGAGCCGCAACTCGTCGCCGCCCTCGGCGTGGGGCGCAACACCGTCCGGGAGGCCGTCCGCGCCCTGGTGCACGCCGGGGTGCTGGAGTGCCGGCAGGGCTCCGGGACGTACGTGGTGTCGACCGACGAGCTGGCCCCCGTGGTGGCCCGCCGACTCACCGACGACCGGATGACCGAGGTCGTCGAGGTGCGCCGCGCCTTCGAGGTGGAGGCGGCGCGACTGGCCGCGCTGCGGCGTACCCCGGCGGACCTGGCCGCCCTCGACGGCGCGCTCGCCGCCCGGGAGGCCGCCTGGCGCGCGGGCCGGGTCGACGAGTTCGTCGAGGCCGACGCGGCCCTGCACACGGCGGTGGTGGCCGCCGCACACAACCGCATGCTCGCCGAGCTGTACGCGTCGGTCGGCGCGGCGCTGCGCAGCACGATCAGCCAGGCGACGGGCGACGCGCTGGAGCCCGAGCGGTACGTCGACCACGCCCGCCTGGTGGACGCGATCCGGGCCGGCGACCCGGACTTGGCGGCCCGGGAGGCTGGTGCTTTCCTGGAGCCCTCCCCGGGGGAATAGGTTGCCCGGGAACCGAACCGGACACCACGGG
This genomic window contains:
- a CDS encoding STAS domain-containing protein; its protein translation is MSLTVQTEQRGDVVVVSVAGELDMATAPQLQDQITDLLDKGRSRLVFDLAEVSFCDSTGLSVFVRAKNSCDEAGGVVRLAAPQRGVLRILEVSGLVEVLHTYPTVEQAVAGDPTPTSS
- a CDS encoding MFS transporter, with the translated sequence MLLVALNLRAAVTSLGALLGEVRTGLGLSGAMAGLVTTLPTIAFAGLGALTPWLVRRYAPARVLVVAMTALAVGQVLRVVTDSALVFVATSALALAGIAVANILLPMLVKQHFPHRTGLVTGAYTMALTTGTTVAAASAVPVAHAFGSWRAGLGVWAGLAALAVLPWVPLALRARAARRAATGALAVAAPARVRPARTRLGWAMAVYFGAQSLSGYAIMGWLAQLFRDAGFRPETAGLLLAGVTALGVPVALLMPTLAGRLRTLRPLVFGLTAFSAASYLGLALAPRGGALLWVALLALGQGAFPLILTTIGLRARTAEGTVALSAFAQSTGYVIAALGPLLVGVLYEATGGWTAPIGFLLAALAVQTGAGLVIARPRFVEDERTR
- a CDS encoding FadR/GntR family transcriptional regulator, which gives rise to MPPSADSAPPPGPAARPDPTPPPDPASPPGAAAPPPRGQRVRQTTEQLRARILGGEWPVGGRIPTEPQLVAALGVGRNTVREAVRALVHAGVLECRQGSGTYVVSTDELAPVVARRLTDDRMTEVVEVRRAFEVEAARLAALRRTPADLAALDGALAAREAAWRAGRVDEFVEADAALHTAVVAAAHNRMLAELYASVGAALRSTISQATGDALEPERYVDHARLVDAIRAGDPDLAAREAGAFLEPSPGE